GGCGGAGTTCGGGCTGGGGCATCACCTGCAGCTCACCAGCGCGCTCCACTGGGAACGGGAGCCCACGGAGGAGGCGCTCCAGCGGGGCATCTCCTCGGTGGCGGTGGGCGCGACCTACGGGCTCATCGACTCCGCCGCGCGGGGGCTCGCGCTCTCCTCGGGCCTGGAGGCCTCGTTCTCCCGGGCCGCGTTCAGCGACAACCAGTGGACCCTGGCCGCACGGTTCCTGGCCTTCCAGCAGGTGGGCTGGCTGGGGCTGAGCGCGGACCTTGAGCCTGGTGTGGCCCACGCCCGGCATCAGCCGCTCAAGCCGCGCGCGGAGCTGGGCCTGGGCGTGGTGCTGGGCTCCGGGTGGATCTGCCCGGTGGGGGAGGTTCACGCCGAGCTGGAGGCGGAGCGGACCCTGGAGCTCTCGGGTGGTGTGAAGGTGAAGCCCGGCCCAGCGGTGGAGCTGGGCGCGGGCGCCTTGATCGGCAAGCACGGCACGGAGAACATCCTCGGCGCGCTGGCCTCGATCGTCATCAGTTACCCGCCGTAGGCCTCCACCTCGAAGATGGAGTAGCCGTACTGGGTGTTGCGCTTCGTTCCGTAGATGCGCAGGTACCGGCCGCTGCCATTCAGGCCGGTGAGGTCATCCACGCCGCCGTCGCTGGTGGACGTGGAGTAGAGGGTGGTCCAGGTGCTGCCGTTGGCGGACGTCTGGACCTGGTACTCCTTACCGTAGGCGGCCTCCCACTGGATCTTCACGCGATTGAAGGTCTTCGTCGCGCCGTAGTCCACCATCAGGTACTGGGGGTCCGAGAAGGCGCTGCTCCAGCGCGTGCTCAGGCTCCCGTCGATGGCGTTGCCCGCCACCGTGCCGGCGCCCTCGCTGGAGGAGGCCATGGCGGCCACGGGCACGTGCTTGTTGGGGTCCGTGGTGGGGGGCGTGGCCGTGGGCAGGCTCACGTACAGCTGGCCGAGCTCCGTGAGCTGCCCCGAGTTGCCCAGGAGGTTGATATTGGGAATCTCGCCGTTGCGGCCGGAGAACCAGGAGTAGCGGAAGACGGCGGGCTCGTTCTCCAGGTAGTTCACCGCGTCCGTCATGTACTTCTTCTGGACCGCCAGCGTGATTTCGTTGTGGGGCCGGTCACCGCAGGCGAACTCGGTCAGCCAGATGGGCTTGTTGTACTTCTTGAACAGGCCGATGTACCAGCTGAGCGCGCTGACATCGCAGGCGTACCAGTGGACGGCGATGTAATCGACCTTGCAGTTGGTGCAGGCCTTGAAGAACGCGTCCAGGTAGACGACGGGGTCCGTGAAGGTCACCCCGTCCTCGGTCACGCAGTCGCCGCAGTAGTTCACCGCGGGGGCCACGAGCTTCAGGTTCTTGCGCCGGGCCACCTCTTCCAGCACGGGCCACAGGGCCGCGGCCTGCTTGGGCGTCTTGTTCGCCTGGCTCTTGAAGTTGGGCTCGTTGAAGCCCAGCAGGTACTGAGCGCCCGCGGGAATCTGCGCGGACAGCGTGTCCGCGTTGGGCGTTCCGCCCCACACCATGGGCGAGAAGGTAACCCCCACCGTGGGCGCTACGCCGGCGGCCGTGGACTCCGGCTGGGGGGCCCAGTTGTACCACCAGCTGATACCTGCCGAGAGGGCCGTCATGTCCGCGGCGGAGTGGTAGCCATAAGCGATGCCCCGCTTGGCGCTCTTGGTGGCCTGCGGCTGCATCTGCGCGTGCGCTTCCCGCGCGGGGGCGCCCGCCAGGAGGAGGGCAGCCAGAACAAGGAACTGTTTCATGTGAGAACCCCTTTCGGCCGGCAGTCTCGCTGTTCGTCATGAGTCCAGCAATAGATGGATTCACGGGAAAAGCAGCCCTGGGGTCCTCACATGAACAATTCGCGGCTCAGCGGCAGGAGAGGCGGGGCGCGTCCAGGTCCAGGTTCTTCACCAGGGTGTCGAAGTTGAGCGCGTTGGCCCGCGGGCAGATCTGCTGGGCCAGGGAGTTGCCGCCATACTCGATGTTGAACACGGGCTTGCCCGCGTTGATGAAGGGCAGCAGCTCCTCGCACTCGTCGTACTGGAAGCACTCCTCGTTGACCTGGAAGTCGAAGTCGTTCACGAGCTGGGCAACCTGCCCCACGTCGTTCTTCAGGCCCACGGCCAGCCCACGCGCATGGGCCTCGGCGGCGAGGAAGCGGTTGAAGGAGAGCTGGTCGGCGGAGGTGAGCTTGAAGCCCGTGGAGTTGGCGTAGCCATCCACGTTGTCGGGGTCCACCGCGTCACAGCCCTTCTGGCGGGCCAGCTCGATGCGGGTGCGCATGATGTCGCGGACCTTGGTGTTGCGGATGTCCAGCCAGCGCTCTCCGGGCCAGCCATCCAGCGTGTTGCCCAGGGCCGCCGCGGGGAAGCTGCCGGCGTCCGAGCGCCAGTTCTCATAGGAGCCCGCGCTGAAGTAGCAGATGACCTTGCGGCCCTGCGCCTTGAGCGCGCTCAGGGTCGAGGCCGGCGTGTCGAACAAGTCCACGTCGTACACCGCGACGTTGAAGCTGGTGTTCAGGGTGCCATCGAGCTGGATCTGCCAGCGCGTCCCGGGGGTGGGCCGCCACCAAGTGGCCGTGGCCTCCACGGCGGGGGTGACGGTGTCCACGGGCTCTCCGGAGAGGGAGGCCGCCTCGCTCCCACCGCAGGCCCCGAGGAGGGGGAGGGCGGGAACGAGGCACAACAGGGGCTTCCAGTTTAGCAAGGTAATCTCCTTTTGCAGGGTGCCCGATATACCTCAGGCACCGTTGCGGAGAAACACCTCGTTGTGGTGCCACCGTCAGTCGATGACGTCCTTGATGCGCTTGCCGCTGGCGATGTGCCCTTCCAGGGTGATGCTGGTCTTGTTGAGCAGGCTGCTGAAGACGGCATCCTTCTCGTACTTGTCCTTGCCGTCGCCGAGCAGCTCCTTGCCCTTCTCCTGGTCACTGATGACCTTCGAGAGGAACTCCTTGTCGAAGTCCTTGCCATCCTTCTTGCGCA
This region of Stigmatella aurantiaca genomic DNA includes:
- a CDS encoding glycosyl hydrolase translates to MKQFLVLAALLLAGAPAREAHAQMQPQATKSAKRGIAYGYHSAADMTALSAGISWWYNWAPQPESTAAGVAPTVGVTFSPMVWGGTPNADTLSAQIPAGAQYLLGFNEPNFKSQANKTPKQAAALWPVLEEVARRKNLKLVAPAVNYCGDCVTEDGVTFTDPVVYLDAFFKACTNCKVDYIAVHWYACDVSALSWYIGLFKKYNKPIWLTEFACGDRPHNEITLAVQKKYMTDAVNYLENEPAVFRYSWFSGRNGEIPNINLLGNSGQLTELGQLYVSLPTATPPTTDPNKHVPVAAMASSSEGAGTVAGNAIDGSLSTRWSSAFSDPQYLMVDYGATKTFNRVKIQWEAAYGKEYQVQTSANGSTWTTLYSTSTSDGGVDDLTGLNGSGRYLRIYGTKRNTQYGYSIFEVEAYGG
- a CDS encoding endo alpha-1,4 polygalactosaminidase, translating into MLNWKPLLCLVPALPLLGACGGSEAASLSGEPVDTVTPAVEATATWWRPTPGTRWQIQLDGTLNTSFNVAVYDVDLFDTPASTLSALKAQGRKVICYFSAGSYENWRSDAGSFPAAALGNTLDGWPGERWLDIRNTKVRDIMRTRIELARQKGCDAVDPDNVDGYANSTGFKLTSADQLSFNRFLAAEAHARGLAVGLKNDVGQVAQLVNDFDFQVNEECFQYDECEELLPFINAGKPVFNIEYGGNSLAQQICPRANALNFDTLVKNLDLDAPRLSCR